The Pirellulales bacterium sequence TCTTAAGAATTAGTGCGGTTCCCATGAGTTCTTGGAATCGCATGGCGAGCACTTCATGCCGACTCGGCGACCGACGAAGCAACCGTGCGGCGTTCGAGAATCAGGACGGTTCGTCCTTACGCATTTAGCCATCCGGTTTCGGTCGACGTGACCGACGCTACAATCAGGAAGACCACGCTCAAGTTGTCGACAGAGCAGGTCATCAACTTATTGAGCCGCAGTCGCCATGAACAAACGGTTTACGCCTGATGGTCGAACGAATCGCGAGCGAATGCTGGCCGGGGATCAGTACATGTGTGACGATCCACAATTGATCCGCGAAGGAAACCGCGCCGCGGACCTCTACGCCAAATACAACGCGACGCCGGCCAACGATCAGAGTCAACGTGATCGACTCCTGCTTGAACTGCTGGGCAGCGTTGGCGCAGGCACCGTGATTCGACCACCGTTTTATTGTGACTACGGCTATAACATTTTTGTTGGCGCGCGATCATTCGCCAATTGCGGGCTGATGGCGCTCGACGTCGCCCGCATCACGATCGGCGACGATGTGCAGATTGGCCCGCACGTGCAACTACTGACGCCGACCCATCCGCTGGAAGCAGAACCGCGGCGGGCCAAGTGGGAAAGCTCTCAACCG is a genomic window containing:
- a CDS encoding maltose acetyltransferase domain-containing protein, translating into MNKRFTPDGRTNRERMLAGDQYMCDDPQLIREGNRAADLYAKYNATPANDQSQRDRLLLELLGSVGAGTVIRPPFYCDYGYNIFVGARSFANCGLMALDVARITIGDDVQIGPHVQLLTPTHPLEAEPRRAKWESSQP